The DNA segment CACATCCCCGGCATTTTGCGGCAAGATAAAGATTTCCGCTGGTTTCTCGTTCTCAAAGCGGGAATGTTATTATCCATGATCTCCTTCGGCTTTTATTCGGTTTACGCCATCAAGCATTTTCAAGCGCCGCCGTATTACGCAGGCCGCTTCACCAGCGGCTATATGTTGGGCCAAATCTTTTTCGCTTTTCTCTTCGGCGCCATCGTAGACCGCTATGGCCATCGCATCAACGCAATTTACTTTTGTCTGATTATCATTGCGCAAAACATCCTCGCTTTGATGGCGCCATCCGTAGCCGTATTTTTCGGCGTGTTCCTTATCATGGGCGCCATCCGCAGCATCCAGATCATCACCTTCATCACCATGCCGATGGAATACGCCGATTCGCGCGACCATCCCACCTATTACGCCTTAAGCAATACCCTGCTGGCGCCGTTTTATCTGTCTGGCTTATTGGGAGGATTTTTTGTTCCCTACATTGGTTATCGCGGCTTGTTTCTTCTCTCCTCCTTTTTCGCTCTCTTGACTCTCATCTGCGCCATTCGATTCGTCCGCGATCCTCGGCATGGGAGGGATGCTTTTCTAGGAGAAAAGGATGGCTAAACTCCTATCGCATATCATGCAATAATTGCAAAATTATTATGTCTGAAAATTCAGGATAGGGACAGATAAAGATAGCCGTGAGTATGGCGTCTGCCGGAAAGAAAGAGAAGACCATGCGAAATCGCTTCATCCAATGGACTATCTTAATAGCCGCGCTGGGAGGCATTAACGCCGAAAGCGCAAACCAAGAAACGATAAAGGAAGATGTAATGAAAGAAGAAATTTCCATCATTCCCCAACCAATGAGCCTTAAAAAGACCGGCGGCGCCTTTACGCTAGATCGCAACGCCGTTATCCAACTCGATTCGTCCGGCGAGGATATCGCGGCGATCGGCGGATGGTTGGGCGAATGGTTATCGAACGCCTTGGGAAGCGAGATTCCCGTCCTAGCCGCCAACGCCGTCCCGGCGAATGCGAAGCGCATCGTATTGTCTATCGAGGAAAAGAACGAACCGCTGGGCGAAGAAGGATACGAATTGACGGTCTCGACGCAGACGATCCTCCTGCGAGCCAATCGTCCGGCGGGATTATTCTACGCCGTCCAGACGCTGCGGCAGTTGCTGCCGCCCTCGTTCGAGAAAAGCGGCGCCGCGGCGGCATCTTGCGCCATTCCCGGCGTCGAGATTGAAGATCGCCCGCAATACCGCTGGCGCGGAGCGTTATTGGATTGCGCCCGCCATTTTATGACCAAGGATTTTCTGCTGCGCTATATCGACCTTCTCGCCTATCACAAATTGAACGTATTTCATCTGCATCTCACCGATGACCAGGGATGGCGGATCGAAATCGAAAAACATCCCAAACTGATGGAAGTGGGCGCATATCGCATGGAAGGGAACGAACGCTACGGCGGATATTATTCCAAGAAAGACTTGCGGGAAATTATCGCCTACGCTCAAGCCCGATTCATTACAGTCATTCCCGAATTCGAAATGCCCGGACACGCATCCGCCGCCATCGCCAGCTATCCCGAATTGGCCTGCGACGGACAATCGATTTCCGTCCTCACGGAATGGGGCGTTTTTAAAAATGTTTTCTGCGCGGGCAAAGAAGGCGCGTTCGATTTTCTGGAAAGCGTCCTAGACGAAATCATCGACATTTTTCCCTCGCCCTATATCCATATCGGCGGGGACGAAGCGCCGAGAGATCATTGGCAAGAATGCCCTCTCTGCCAAAAACGCATTCAAGAGGAGCATCTTAAAAGCGAAGCGGAGTTGCAAAGTTACCTGATCCGCCGCATCGAGAAATTCCTTTCATCGCGGGGACGCCGTATGATCGGCTGGGATGAAATTTTGGAGGGCGGGGGACTGCCGCCCAGCGCCATCGTTCAATCCTGGCGGGGAATGGACGGGGCCGTAACCGCTTCCAAGTTGGGCCATGACGTCGTCTCTTCTCCCAATCCCTTCGTCTATTTCGATTACCCCCAGGAGGAGAAGCAAGTTTCCTCCAAGCCGGACTGGATGATATTGACGACGATGGAGAAGACCTATTCCTTCCGCGCCACGCCGCCGGAATTGACGCCGGACGAAGCGAAGCATGTTTTGGGAGCGGAATGCGCCTTATGGACGGAGCATTCCCCGCAAGAACAGGTAGACCAGCAAACGTTTCCGCGCCTCTGCGCCTACAGCGAAACCGTCTGGACGCCGGAGAAGGCGCTGGATTGGCAGAATTTCCAAAAACGAATAACGCCGCATTTAGAGCGGCTGGCGGCGCTGGGGGTGGATTATTATCGGTGAAGAATAGAGCGTTTTAGAATTGCTTAAGAAGTCATGTTACGCGCAATGAATAATCAAAGGAATCTCTTACTCTCGTCGATTGAATCACGAAGACGCGATATGAAAAGAAAAACACAAAAAATCCCCTCTTCAACCCGCCGTTGAAACGGCGGGCTATTCTCGTTTGCCCCTTTAAAGGGGCATGTGGTAATAAACCAGCCTTTCAAGGCTGGGATGAGCGATTTCGTGGAATTTGATTTATTTTATATTGTTACCCTTCAAAAACGCAACCGATATAAAGACCATTCACTGTCTATGGATGAGTATTTCAATCCGCAGGCAAGATGCCTGCACTCCCAGATTTATTTCAGCGCCGAAATGACCGACCGCAGATACTCCACGTCCCCGCGCAAAACGGCGATTCTTTGCTCTTTTGGGTAATGGCCGAGAGAATCGTCTTCGATGCTGACGTCGCCTTGGTAGCCGGATTGATGGAGCCAATCGAGAATTTGGCCGAAATTCAAATCGCCGCCGGCTACAGGGACGGAATTTTCACCGTACTGCCAGCCTGGTTCGCGCTGGGTTTCGCGCTTGTCTTCGGGATGGGCTACGTTTTTGGCGTGAAAATGCCTGGCGCGCGGTATCAATTCCTTGACGAGTTCGTAGACTTTGGAGCGGGGATAGCCGTACCAATACAAATTGATGGGATCCAGGCATAAGCCCAATTCGTCGGGCTTGAAGGCGGCGAGCACTTTTCCCGTAATCTCCATGCGGTTCCAATAATATTGCAGATTTTCGAAGGCGATGGTTACGCCGGATTTTTTGCCTTGCGCCGTCAGTTCTTTGAAAAGAGCGATTGAATTGGCCACGAACTGATCGTCGGGAACGTCCTTGGCGCCGACGGGGAAATAGATGAAACGGACGCCCGCTTCTGGAGCGTTTTTAATCAAATCCAACGCCCATTTCGGCGCAGGCTTTTTTTCCGCTGTAATGGAAAGCGGCGCGCAGAGGACGGGTACTTTCAAACCGTATTTGGCGGCGTCTTCCTTAACTTGCTTCGCATGGGCGGGCGTATCGAATCTATAGGGCTTCTTTCCATCGACGATCGCGCTGGGGCAGCTCAAATCGGGATTGACTTGAATCTCGATAGCCTTCACGCCGGCGTCTTTAGCGGCTTGAAACGTATTCTCGTCGCTGACCTGGTTCAAAAGATAATTGCATATCATTACTTCCCACTGCGGCGCTTTTTGTTCCTGCGCGAGGACGCAATTCGTCATCATGATTCCCCCTATTCCAAAGAATAGAACGCTTAACAGAATGGTTTTCGTCTTAATCATCGTCTTCCATCTCGCCTTTCTCTATAATGATGCAAACGAAATTATCATATCAGAACGCTTCGCCCGTGCAAACCGTTCTTTTCTCGAATATGATAGACTCATCGCCCTAAATAGTCAGCAGTCAAGATTGCAATTGCGAAATCGATATCGAAACAACCAGCGAATCCCTTCATGAAAACGAAAAACGATTGGTGCTTCCGCTTTTTCAACAACCCCGATTACTTGGATATCTACCGCGACATGACAAGTCCCAGCCGGACGCATCAAGAGTTGCGCATGTGCGAAGAAGTCTTGAAATGGCGGGAAGGAGAGCCGATTTTAGACGCTCCCTGCGGCGCGGGGCGGCATTCGCTGGATTTGGCGCGGCAGGGACATCTCGTTTACGGCGTCGATATTTCCAACTATCTCTTGGGAATTGCGCAAAAGGAATCGATCAATCTGACGGTTCAATACCCGCCCCGCTTCGTGCGCGGACTGATGCAAGCCCTTCCCTTCAAAGATTGTTATTTTCAATACGCGATATGCCTCTTCAGCAGTTTCGGCTATGGCGAAAACGAGAAAGAAAATCTCGCCGTATTGGAAGAATTCGCCCGCGTTCTTTATCCGGGAGGCAAAGCGTTGATCGACGTAATGAACCGCCATTACCTCACTCCGCGCTTGAAAAAAGTCTACGAATCGGTGCAATCGGGACTGCGGGTGCGCGAAGAGCGGACGATCACCGACAACGAACGCCGCTTGCACAATTCGATCATGGTTTGCGACCCGCAAGGACACAAACGGCGTTATCTTTACAATCCCTGGCTGTTCAACGGCTTCGAACTTTCCTGGCTGGTTTCGCGGGCGGGATTGAAGGTGGAGGCGATCTATGGCAATTTCCGCGCCGAGACCTATACCCCGCAAAGCGAACGCGCCATCGTGGTCGCCGTTAAGCCAGTCTAATCCCGCCCTCATCGATCCGTGGAATATATCTCATACGCCGCGTCCCCATTAGGATAAAAATTCCGAAAAATCGGCGCTGCGCCGTCGATTTCTCCCGCCTTGGCGAGGTAGAGATTCTTGCCGGGAGCGAGGTTGCGCCAACGGGCGATGGAACCGTAATCGACGCCGCGATAGCGCAGATATTCGTTATGGCGAAAATCGCCGTAGATGGGGACGTAATGAAAAAACGGCAGGATATACTTGGGATAATCGGCGCC comes from the Candidatus Omnitrophota bacterium genome and includes:
- a CDS encoding class I SAM-dependent methyltransferase codes for the protein MKTKNDWCFRFFNNPDYLDIYRDMTSPSRTHQELRMCEEVLKWREGEPILDAPCGAGRHSLDLARQGHLVYGVDISNYLLGIAQKESINLTVQYPPRFVRGLMQALPFKDCYFQYAICLFSSFGYGENEKENLAVLEEFARVLYPGGKALIDVMNRHYLTPRLKKVYESVQSGLRVREERTITDNERRLHNSIMVCDPQGHKRRYLYNPWLFNGFELSWLVSRAGLKVEAIYGNFRAETYTPQSERAIVVAVKPV
- a CDS encoding beta-N-acetylhexosaminidase, which translates into the protein MRNRFIQWTILIAALGGINAESANQETIKEDVMKEEISIIPQPMSLKKTGGAFTLDRNAVIQLDSSGEDIAAIGGWLGEWLSNALGSEIPVLAANAVPANAKRIVLSIEEKNEPLGEEGYELTVSTQTILLRANRPAGLFYAVQTLRQLLPPSFEKSGAAAASCAIPGVEIEDRPQYRWRGALLDCARHFMTKDFLLRYIDLLAYHKLNVFHLHLTDDQGWRIEIEKHPKLMEVGAYRMEGNERYGGYYSKKDLREIIAYAQARFITVIPEFEMPGHASAAIASYPELACDGQSISVLTEWGVFKNVFCAGKEGAFDFLESVLDEIIDIFPSPYIHIGGDEAPRDHWQECPLCQKRIQEEHLKSEAELQSYLIRRIEKFLSSRGRRMIGWDEILEGGGLPPSAIVQSWRGMDGAVTASKLGHDVVSSPNPFVYFDYPQEEKQVSSKPDWMILTTMEKTYSFRATPPELTPDEAKHVLGAECALWTEHSPQEQVDQQTFPRLCAYSETVWTPEKALDWQNFQKRITPHLERLAALGVDYYR
- a CDS encoding sugar phosphate isomerase/epimerase family protein — translated: MIKTKTILLSVLFFGIGGIMMTNCVLAQEQKAPQWEVMICNYLLNQVSDENTFQAAKDAGVKAIEIQVNPDLSCPSAIVDGKKPYRFDTPAHAKQVKEDAAKYGLKVPVLCAPLSITAEKKPAPKWALDLIKNAPEAGVRFIYFPVGAKDVPDDQFVANSIALFKELTAQGKKSGVTIAFENLQYYWNRMEITGKVLAAFKPDELGLCLDPINLYWYGYPRSKVYELVKELIPRARHFHAKNVAHPEDKRETQREPGWQYGENSVPVAGGDLNFGQILDWLHQSGYQGDVSIEDDSLGHYPKEQRIAVLRGDVEYLRSVISALK